The genomic stretch GCTGACGGTTGCCGGTCAAGGCGCTGAGCCACAGCTGAACCAGTTGCGCGAGGCCGAAGATCACCAGGATCACCAGGCTCTGCTGCCACATCGGGAACATCCGCAGGCGCTGCTGCAACGACAGCACCAGGAACGTGATCAGGGTCAGGATCAAGGCGTTCTGCCCCAGCAGCGTGCCGTACAGCACGTCTTCGGCCAACCCCAGGCAAAACGCGGTGACCATGCCGACCCTCTGCGGCAAGGCCAGCGCCCAGAACGCCAGCAGCAGGGCCAGCCACAGCGGGCGCAGGATTTCCATGAACTGCGGCAACGGCGAAACGCTGAGCAGCATGCCGATGAAGAACGTCAGCCAGACCATCCAGCCGTTACGGGAAGCGGTGGCCCCGACCATTATTCCTGTCTCCCGGTGGTGGCTGGCGCAGCGGCCGGCGGTTTGGCCGCCGGTCGCGCAGCAGGCTGGGCGGCCGGTGGCTTGGCGGCGGTGGCGGCTGGCGGTTTCGTGGCGGCCGGGGCCGACGCCGGCGGCTTGCCGGCCGCAGGCTTGGCCGGGGTTGCGGCCGTTGGGGCCGCAGCGGCCGGGCTGGCCGCCGCCGGGGTCGCCGCAGGCACCGTGACCGGCTTGGGCACGGTCGCCGGAATCACCGGGCCGCCACCGAGGGCGTCGAGGTTTTCCTGGGCCTGGGCCGCGTCGTTCGCGCGCTCTTCGGCGGTGCGGTTGTCGCTGAACACCAGCAGCATGTAGCGGCTGCGGTTCAGGGCGGCGGTCGGCACGGCACGGACGATGGCGAACGGCTGGCCGGAATCGTGGATCACTTCCTTGACCGTCGCCACCGGGTAGCCGGCCGGGAAACGCTGGCCCAGGCCGGAGCTGACCAGCAGGTCGCCTTCCTTGATGTCGGCGGTGTCGGCCACATGGCGCAGTTCCAGGCGCTCCGGGTTGCCGGTGCCGCTGGCGATGGCCCGCAGGCCGTTGCGGTTCACCTGCACCGGGATGCTGTGGGTGGAGTCGGTCAGCAGCAGCACGCGGGAGGTGTACGGCATCAGCTCGACCACCTGGCCCATCAGGCCGCGGGCGTCGAGCACCGGCTGGCCGAGCACCACGCCGTCGCGCTCGCCCTTGTTGATGATGATGCGGTGGGTGAACGGGTTCGGGTCCATGCCGATCAGTTCGGCGACCTCGACCTTCTCGTTGACCAGCGCTGACGAGTTCAGCAACTCGCGCAGGCGCACGTTCTGCTCGGTGAGGGCGGCCAGCTTCTGCAGGCGGCCCTGCAGCAGCAGGTTCTCGGTCTTGAGTTTTTCGTTGTCGGCGATCAGCTCGGTGCGGCTGCCGAACTGGCTGGCGACACCGTCCCAGAGCCGTCCGGGCAGGTCGGTGATCCAGTAGGCGTCCATCAGCACCAGCGACATCTGGCTGCGCGCAGGCTTGAGCAGACTGAAGCGGGCATCGACCACCATCAGCGCGACCGACAGCACGGCCAGCACCAGCAGGCGCACGCCCAATGAGGGGCCCTTGGCGAAAAGCGGTTTAATAGGCCGCTCCTTCCGGGCAGATGTTCTGTTTATTCATACGGCATCAAACCGGCCTGGATGAAAACTGACAGAAGATAAACGCCGACAGGCAGCACTGCAAAGTGCTGCCTGTGCGTTCACCCACGTATTGCGCCCGGCGACTTATTCGCTGGAGAGCAGGTCCATGGTGTGCTTGTCCATCATTTCCAAAGCACGGCCGCCGCCACGGGCAACGCAGGTCAGCGGGTCTTCGGCGACGATCACCGGCAGACCGGTTTCCTGGGCCAGCAGCTTGTCCAGGTCACGCAGCAGCGCGCCGCCGCCGGTCAGCACCAGGCCGCGCTCGGCGATGTCGGAAGCCAGTTCCGGAGGCGATTGCTCCAGGGCGCTCTTCACGGCCTGAACGATGGTCGCCAGGGACTCTTGCAGAGCCTCCAGCACTTCGTTGGAGTTCAGGGTGAATGCGCGCGGAACGCCTTCGGCCAGGTTGCGGCCGCGGACGTCGACTTCACGGACTTCGCCGCCCGGGTAGGCGGTGCCGATTTCCTGCTTGATGCGCTCGGCGGTGGATTCGCCGATCAGGCTGCCGTAGTTGCGGCGCACGTAGGTGATGATCGCTTCGTCGAAGCGGTCGCCGCCGACGCGGACGGATTCGGCGTAGACCACACCGTTCAGGGAGATCAACGCGATCTCGGTGGTGCCGCCGCCGATGTCGACGACCATCGAGCCGCGGGCCTCTTCGACCGGCAGGCCGGCACCGATCGCAGCAGCCATCGGCTCTTCGATCAGGAACACTTCGCGGGCACCGGCGCCGAGGGCCGATTCACGGATGGCACGACGCTCGACCTGGGTGGACTTGCACGGAACGCAGATCAGCACGCGAGGGCTGGGCTGCAGGAAGCTGTTTTCGTGAACCTTGTTGATAAAGTATTGCAGCATCTTTTCGCAGACGCTGAAGTCGGCGATCACGCCGTCCTTCATCGGACGAATGGCGGCAATGTTGCCCGGCGTACGGCCGAGCATGCGCTTGGCTTCGGTGCCGACAGCCACGACACTTTTCTGGTTACCGTGTGTCCGGATGGCCACAACCGATGGCTCGTTCAGGACGATACCGCGCTCGCGCACGTAAATAAGGGTGTTGGCAGTGCCCAGGTCAATGGAAAGATCGCTGGAAAACATGCCACGCAGTTTCTTGAACATGGGAAAGGGACCCTAGGCAACGCGTGGGTAAAAAAGTGCGGCAAACTCTAACAACGACAGGGATTTTGGGCAAGGCGCCAATATGTTAAATTGGCCGCTTTTCTGCGCACCAAGCCCCACAATCGCGGCCTTATGACCGTAGAAGTGCGGTAGTGTTCCGACAATCTAACACAGGGACGCCGTCCGTCCTGTTTTCCACTGGAGAATCCCGATGGCGCTAGAACGCTCCGACGTGGAAAAAATCGCTCATCTGGCCTGCCTGGGCCTCAATGAAGCCGATCTTCCACACATCACTTCGGCCCTCAACAGCATCCTGGGGCTGGTCGACGAAATGCAGGCCGTCGACACCGACGGCATCGAGCCGCTGGCCCACCCGCTGGAAGCCAGCCAGCGCCTGCGCGCCGACGTCGTCACCGAAAGCAATCACCGCGAGGCCTATCAGTCCATCGCACCAGCGGTCGAAAACGGCCTGTACCTGGTTCCGAAAGTCATCGACTAAAGGGAAAGAGCCTGCAATGCATCACATGACTCTGGCCGAGATCGCCCGCGGTCTGGCCGACAAGAAGTTTTCCTCCGAAGAGCTGACCAAGGCCCTGCTGGCGCGCATCGCCCAGCTCGACCCTCAGATCAACAGCTTCATCAGCCTCACCCAAGAGCTGGCCCTGGCCCAGGCGAAAGCCGCCGACGCCCGCCGCGCCAACGGTGAGAGCGGCGCCCTGCTCGGCGCGCCGATCGCCCACAAGGACCTGTTCTGCACCCAGGGCATCCGCACCAGCTGCGGCTCGAAGATGCTCGACAACTTCAAGGCCCCGTACGACGCCACCGTGGTCGCCAAGCTGGCCGCCGCCGGCACCGTGACCCTGGGCAAGACCAACATGGACGAATTCGCCATGGGTTCGGCCAACGAGTCGAGCTGGTACGGCGCGGTGAAGAACCCGTGGAACCTGGAGCACGTGCCGGGCGGTTCGTCCGGCGGTTCCGCCGCCGCCGTGGCCGCGCGCCTGCTGCCGGCCGCCACCGCCACCGACACCGGCGGCTCGATCCGCCAGCCTGCGGCGTTCACCAACCTGACCGGCCTGAAGCCGACCTACGGCCGCGTTTCGCGCTGGGGCATGATCGCCTACGCGTCGAGCCTCGACCAGGGCGGCCCGCTGGCCCGCACCGCCGAAGACTGCGCGATCCTGCTGCAGGGCATGGCCGGGTTCGACCCGAACGACTCCACCAGCATCGACGAGCCGGTGCCGGACTACACCGCCGGCCTCAACGGCTCGCTGCAGGGCCTGCGCATCGGCGTGCCGAAGGAATACTTCGGCGCCGGCCTCGACCCGCGCATCGCCGAACTGGTCCAGAACAGCATCCAGCAGCTGCAGAAGCTCGGTGCCGTGATCAAGGAAATCAGCCTGCCGAACATGCAGCACGCGATTCCGGCGTACTACGTGATCGCCCCGGCGGAAGCCTCTTCCAACCTGTCGCGTTTCGACGGCGTGCGCTTCGGCCACCGCTGCGAAGCCCCGAAGAACCTGGAAGACCTGTACAAGCGCTCCCGCGGCGAAGGCTTCGGCGCGGAAGTGCAGCGCCGGATCATGGTCGGCGCCTACGCGCTGTCCGCCGGCTACTACGACGCCTACTACCTGAAGGCGCAGAAGATCCGCCGCCTGGTGAAAAACGATTTCATGGCCGCGTTCAATGACGTCGACGTCATCCTCGGCCCGACCACGCCGAACCCGGCCTGGAAGCTCGGCGCCAAGAACAGCGATCCGGTCGCCGCGTACCTGGAAGACGTCTACACCATCACCGCCAACCTCGCGGGCCTGCCGGGCCTGTCGATGCCGGCCGGTTTCGTCGACGGCCTGCCGGTCGGCGTGCAGCTGCTCGCTCCGTATTTCCAGGAAGGTCGCCTGTTGAACGTCGCCCACCAGTATCAGCTCAACACTGACTGGCACACCCGCACCCCAACCGGCTTCTGAGGAGACGCACATGCAATGGGAAGTCGTGATCGGGCTGGAGATTCACACCCAGCTCACCACCCGGTCGAAAATCTTTTCCGGTAGTTCCACCACCTTCGGTTCCGAGCCGAACACCCAGGCCAGCCTGATCGACCTGGGCATGCCCGGCGTGCTGCCGGTGCTCAACCAGGAAGCCGTGCGCATGGCCGTGATGTTCGGCCAGGCGATCGACGCCGAGATCGGCCAGCACAACGTGTTCGCCCGCAAGAACTACTTCTATCCGGACCTGCCCAAGGGCTACCAGATCAGCCAGATGGAGCTGCCGATCGTCGGCAAGGGCCACCTGGACATCGCCCTGGAGGACGGCACGGTCAAGCGCGTCGGCATCACCCGCGCCCACCTTGAGGAAGACGCCGGCAAGAGCCTGCACGAAGAGTTCGGCGGCGCCACCGGCATCGACCTGAACCGCGCCGGCACGCCGCTGCTGGAGATCGTCTCCGAACCGGACATGCGCAGCGCCAAGGAAGCCGTGGCCTACGTCAAGGCGATCCACGCGCTGGTGCGCTACCTGGGCATCTGCGACGGCAACATGGCCGAAGGCTCGCTGCGCTGCGACTGCAACGTGTCGATCCGCCCCAAAGGCCAGGCCGAGTTCGGCACCCGCTGCGAGATCAAGAACGTCAACTCGTTCCGCTTCATCGAGAAGGCGATCAACTCCGAGATCCAGCGCCAGATCGACCTGATCGAAGACGGCGGCAAGGTGATCCAGCAGACCCGCCTGTACGACCCGAACAAGGACGAGACCCGCCCGATGCGCAGCAAGGAGGAAGCCAACGACTACCGTTACTTCCCCGATCCGGACCTGCTGCCGGTGGTCATCGAGCAAGCCTACCTGGACGAGGTGCGCGCCACCCTGCCGGAACTGCCGCCGCAGAAGCGCGAGCGCTTCCAGAGCCAGTTCGGCCTGTCGGCCTACGATGCAAACGTGCTGGCCACCAGCCGCGAGCAGGCGGACTACTTCGAACAGGTCGCGGGCATCAGCGGCGACGCCAAGCTGGCGGCGAACTGGGTGATGGTCGAGCTGGGCAGCCTGCTCAACAAGCAAGGCCTGGACATCGAGCAGTCGCCGGTCTCGGCCGAGCTGCTGGGCGGCATGCTGCAGCGCATCAAGGACAACACCATCTCCGGCAAGATCGCCAAGGTGGTGTTCGAAGCGATGGCCAACGGTGAAGGCAGCGCGGACGAGATCATCGACAAGCGCGGCCTCAAGCAAGTGACCGACACCGGCGCGATCTCCGCGGTGCTGGACGAAATGCTCGCCGCCAACGCCGAGCAGGTCGAGCAGTACCGTGCGGCGGACGAAGCCAAGCGCGGCAAGATGTTCGGCTTCTTCGTCGGCCAGGCCATGAAGGCGTCCAAGGGCAAGGCCAACCCGCAGCAAGTGAACGAACTGCTCAAAAGCAAGCTCGAAGGCTGACCACAATGGAGCCGGATTCCAATCTAGGCTCCAGTCCCTGTGGGAGCCCGCCTGCTGGCGATGACGGACTGACATTCAGCCTCCGGTTGTCTGTCGTTGCGCAATCGCCGGCGGGTTGGCTCCCGCAACTGTTTTCGGGAACCCTTCGAATGAAGCGCCTGCTCTTGAGTTGCGCCCTGCTTTCCTTGCTGGCCGGTTGCGCCAGCTCCGGCACCATCGACCCGCACGGTTACGACCAGACCGGCGTCGCCTCCTATTACGGCGCCAAGCACCACGGCAAACGCACCGCCAGCGGTGAGCCGTTCAACCAGAATGCCTTGACCGCCGCCCACCGCCAGCTGCCGTTCGGCACGCGGGTGAAGGTCACCAACCTGAAAAACGACAGATCCTGCGTCGTGCGCATCAACGACCGCGGCCCGCACACCCGCGGGCGCCTGATCGACCTTTCGCGCGAAGCCGCGCAGCGCCTGGGCATGATCGGCAGCGGCACCGCCCGGGTACGGGTGCAGGCCCTCGAAGACTGATGGAGCGCCGACCATTTTCGCCTTAGCCGAGCTGCCCCTGATCAGCGTGATCGAACTGCTCAGCGGACTGATCCTGCTGATCGCCGGCGCCGAACTGATGGTGCGCGCCGCCGTCCGCCTGGCCACTCGCCTGCACGTGCGCCCGCTGATCATCGGCCTGACCCTCGTCGCCCTCGGCAGCAGCGCCCCGCAGATGGCGGTCAGCCTGCAGGCCGCGCTGACCCACAACCCCGACATCGCCGTCGGCAGCGTGGTCGGCGCCAGCATCTTCAACATCCTCGTCACCCTGGGCCTGTCGGCTCTGATCATCCCGTTGCGGGTGTCGCGGCAACTGGTGCGCCTGGACATTCCGCTGATGATCGGCGCCAGCCTGCTGGTGTTCGCGCTGGCCTGGAACAAGGAACTGGGGCACATCGACGGCCTCGTGCTGCTGGGCGCCCTGGCCCTGTACCTCGGCCTGCTCAGGCGCCAGTCGCGGCACTCGGCGCGCCCCCACGCCGAACACCCGCAGGATCCGCAGGCCTCATGGGCCGTCAGCGTGCTGATGATCGTCGGCGGCCTGGCCATGCTGGTGTTCGCCGGGCGCCTGCTGCTGGGCGCCGCCGTGGCGGTGGCCACCGACCTGGGTTTCTCCGAGCGGATCATCGGCCTGACCGTGGTGGCGGTCGGCACCTCGCTGCCGGAACTCGCCACCTCGCTGATCGCCGCCCTGCGCGGGCAGCGCGACATCGCCGTGGGCAACGTGATCGGCGCCAACCTGTTCAACCTGCTCGGCGTGCTGGGCTTCACCGCGCTGGTGTCGCCGACGCCGCTGTCGGTCTCCCCCAACGCGCTGGACTTCGACCTGCCGGTGATGCTCGGCGTCGCCGTGCTGTGCCTGCCGGTGTTCTATTCCGGCTACCGGGTGACCCGCGCCGAGGGCCTGTTGCTGCTCGGCCTGTACCTGGCCTACGGGCTGCACCTGCTGTCGTTCACCACCGGCATGCCGCTGGCGGGCAAGCTGGAGCGGTTGATGCTGTTTTATGTGCTGCCGACGCTGCTGGCGTTTCTGTTTTTCACGTCCGTGCGCGCCTGGCGCCGCCAACACCACAAGAGGGATGTGCCATGACCGATTCGAAGAAGACCGGGGTAGAGATCCGCCGCCAGGTGATGGGCGATGCGTTCGTCGACCGCGCCCTGGGCAGCGCCACCGAGTTCACCCGGCCGCTGCAGGACTTCGTCAACGAACACGCCTGGGGCGGCGTGTGGAACCGCGAAGGCCTGCCGCTCAAGACCCGCAGCCTGATCACCCTCGCCGCGCTGACGGCACTCAAGTGCCCGCAGGAACTGAAGGGCCACGTGCGCGGCGCGCTGAACAACGGCTGCACCGTGGAGGAGATCCGCGAGGCGCTGTTGCACTGCGCGGTGTATGCCGGCGTGCCGGCGGCGATCGATGCGTTCCGGGCGGCGCAGGAAGTGATCGACACTTACCAGAAACCCGAGTGAGTTTGCCGGCGCCTGATCGGGCGCCATCGCTGGCGAGTCGAGCCTTCCCACCGCAGTTCCCAAAGGGTTCTGCGGTGCGGATGCAATCACATTGGCAATACAAGACCCTGTGGGAGCTGGCTTGCCGGCGATGGGGCCCTCAAGGACACCCTCAATCCGCCGGTCAGATCCACCCGCCCCACTGCAAAAAGAAGATCCCGATGTTGGTGGTGACCGCCGCCATCAAGGTGGTCATGACGATGATCGCCGCCGCCAGCTCATGGTTGCCCTGCGCCGCACGGGCCATGACGAAACTGGCCGCGGCGGTCGGGCTGCCGAAGTACAGGAACAGAATCCCCAGCTCCGCCCCCCGAAAGCCCCACAGCCAGGCGCCGAGCGTCGCCAGCACCGGCAGGCCGACCATCTTAACCAGGCTGGAACTGAGCGCCATGTTGCCGCTCTTGCGCAGCGCCGCCAGCGACAGCGTGCCGCCGATGCAGATCAGCGCCAGCGGCAAGGTGGTCTGCGCCAGGTATTGGCCGGAGGTCTCCAGCCACCCCGGCAAGGCAATCTTGAAGTAGGCGAACGGCGCCGCCGCGATCACGCTGATGATCAGCGGGTTGCTGACCACGCTTTTGCAGATGCTCCACGGGTCGGACTTGATCACCGGGCTGTACACCGCCAGCACAATGGTCGAGAGGGTGTTGTAGAACAGGATCACCAGCGCCGCGAGGATCGCCCCGAGGGAGATCCCGTAGTCGCCGTACATGCTCGCCGCCAGCGCCAGGCCGATCACCCCGTTGTTGCCGCGGAACGCGCCTTGGGTATAGATGCCGCGGTCCTCACGCGGGCACTTGAAGATCGCCCAACCCCAGGCCGCCGCGAAGCTGGCCAGCGTGGCGACGGCGAAGTAGATCAGCAGCGCCGGTTGCAGGGCGGCGTGCAGGTCGGCATGGAGGATGCCCAGAAACAGCAGCGCCGGCATGGTGACGTTGAACACCAGGGCCGACGCGGTGTGGATGAAGTTGTCGTTGATCCAGTCGATGCGCTTGAGCAGCACACCGAGAAACAGCATGGCGAAAACCGGCGCGGTGATGTTCAGGGTTTCGAAGAAGATAGCCAGCATGCCGGGGGGAACCTTGGGTGGGTGTCGTTAGGGGGCTAATGATAAGCCACCTGATCCTTTGGTGCCTGCTGGATCGCCTTCGCGAGCAAGCTCGCTCCCACATGGATCGCTGGTGTTCACACAATTTGTGCAACAACAAAGCTCCCTGTGGGAGCGAGCTTGCTCGCGAAGAACGATAACGCGGTCTTGCTTAAGTAATGGGGGCCGGGTTGAACAGGGTGATGTCGTTATGCAGCTTGTGCTTCTCGGCCCACGTCTGCTCCTTGCCGCTCGCCACGGCCAGGTAGTAGTGGAACAACTCCCAGCCCAGCTCTTCGATGGTCGCGCGCCCGGTGGCGATCCGCCCGGCGTCGATGTCGATCAGGTCCGGCCAGCGCTGCGCCAGCTCGGTGCGGGTCGAGACCTTCACCACCGGCGCCATGGCCAACCCGTACGGCGTGCCGCGGCCGGTGGTGAAGACATGCAGGTTCATCCCCGCCGCCAGTTGCAAGGTGCCGCAGACGAAGTCGCTGGCCGGCGTCGCGCAGAAGATCAGCCCTTTCTGTTTGAAGCGCTCACCTGGGCCGAGCACGCCGCTGATGGCGCTGCTGCCGGACTTGACGATAGAACCCAGCGACTTCTCGACAATGTTCGACAACCCGCCCTTCTTGTTGCCCGGCGTGGTGTTGGCGCTGCGGTCTGCCTCGCCCTTGGCCAGGTAGCGGTCGTACCAGTCCATCTCGCGCACCAATTCCTCGGCGACGGTCCGGGTCTGCGCCCGGGAGGTGAGCAGGTAGATCGCGTCGCGCACCTCGGTGACTTCGGAGAACATCACCGTCGCCCCGGCCCGCAGCAGCAAGTCCGAAGCGTACCCCAGCGCCGGGTTGGCGGTGATGCCGGAGAACGCGTCGCTGCCGCCGCACTGCATGCCGAGGATCAGCTCCGACGCCGGCACGGTTTCCCGGCGGCGCTGGTCGAGTTTCTTCAGACGGGTCTCGGCCAGCTCCATGATCTGCTCGACCATTTCGGTGAAGCCGTGGCTGGAATCCTGCAAGCGATACAGCCATGGCTCGCTCAGGTCCACCGAAGCGTCGTCCTCGTGCATCACCTGCCCGGCCTGCAATTTCTCGCAGCCCAGGCTGATCACCAGCGCTTCGCCGCCCAGGTTCGGGTTGCGCGCCAGGTTGCGCACGGTGCGGATCGGGATGTACGCATCCGTGGCGGTGATGGCCACGCCGCAGCCGTAGCTGTGGGTCAGCGCCACCACGTCATCGACGTGAGGGTACTTGGGCAGCAGTTCCTCTTTGATTTTCTTTACCGCGTGATCCAGCACTCCGGTGACGCACTGCACCGTGGTGGTGATGCCGAGGATGTTGCGCGTGCCGACGGTGCCGTCGGCGTTGCGGTAGCCCTCGAAGGTGTAGCCTTCCAGCGGCGCCTGGGCGTCCGGCACGTCGGTGGACAGCGGCAGGCTGTCCAGCGGCGGCGCGGTCGGCATGCGCAGTTGATCTTCCTTGACCCAACTGCCACGGGGGATCGGCTGCAAGGCGTAGCCGATGATCTGTCCGTAACGGATCACCTGACCGCCCTCGGGAATGTCTTCCACGGCGACCTTGTGGCTCTGCGGCACGAAATCCACCGTGACCAGCCCCTCGGCGAATTCGGTGCCGGCCGGCACGCCCTGGTCGTTGACCACGACCACGACATTGTCCCGCTCGTGCAGGCGGATGTAGCGCGGCGAGTCGGAATGTTCAATCAACTGCATGGCGCCGCTCCTCAGGAATGCGCTTGGGACAATTTGCCGGTGGCCTCGGATCCGCCGTTGGTTGGCGGCTCCTTGAGCACCACACGCTTGATCGGGCCGACGATCACCAGGTAGCTGAACACCGCGACCAGTGCGTTGGCGCCGACGAACACCAGCGCCCACTTGAACGAGCCGGTGGAGCTGATGATGTAGCCGATGACGATCGGCGTGGTGATCGAGGCGATGTTGCCGAAGGTGTTGAACAGGCCGCCGCTCAGGCCGGCGATCTGCTTGGGCGAGGTGTCGGAGACCACCGCCCAGCCCAGCGCGCCGACGCCCTTGCCGAAGAACGCCAGGGCCATGAAGCCGACCACCATCCATTCCACCTCGACGTAGTTGCAGGCCACGATGCTGCTGGACACCAGCAGGCCGGCGATGATCGGCGCCTTGCGGGCGAAGGTCAGCGAATGGCCCTTGCGCAGCAGCCAGTCGGAAATCACTCCGCCGAGCACGCCGCCGATGAAGCCGCAGATCGCCGGCAACGAAGCGATGAAACCGGCCTTGAGGATGGTCATGCCGCGTTCCTGCACCAGGTACACCGGGAACCAGGTCAGGAAGAAATAAGTGATGCCGTTGATGCAGTACTGGCCCAGGTACACGCCGAGCATCATGCGGTTGGTCAGCAACTGGCGGATGTAGTCCCATTTCGGGCCGTCGGCCCGCTTGCCCTGCTTCTGGTCCATGTCGACCATGCCGCCGTTGTCGGCGATGAACTTCACTTCCGCCTCGTTGGCCATCGGGTGCTGGCGCGGGCTGTGGATGATTTTCAGCCAGACCAGCGAAAACGCGATGCCCAGGATGCCCATGACGATGAACACGTGCTCCCAGCCAAAGGTGAACACGATCCAGCCCATCAGCGGTGCGAACAGCACGGTGGCGAAGTACTGCGCCGAGTTGAAGATCGCCGACGCGGTGCCGCGCTCGGCCGTCGGGAACCACGCCGCGACGATGCGCGCGTTGCCGGGGAACGACGGCGCCTCGGCCAGCCCCACCAGAAAGCGCAGCATGAACAGCGCCACCACGGCGGTGGACAGGCCGAACTCACCGACGAAGCCTTGCAGCACGGTGAACAGCGACCAGGTGAAGATGCTCAGGGCATAGACCTTTTTCGAGCCGAAGCGGTCGAGCAGCCAGCCGCCGGGAATCTGGCCGGCCACGTAAGCCCAGCCGAACGCGGAGAAGATGTAGCCGAGGGTGACCGCGTCGATGCCCAGATCCTTTTGCAGGCTGGAGCCGGCGATCGCGATGGTGGCCCGGTCGGCGTAGTTGATCGTGGTCACCAGAAACAGCATGAGCAGGATCAGATAGCGGACGTGAGTCGGCTTGGAGGATTGCATGCAGATGTACTCCCACTGATTGTTTTTATGCGCGGGTGAATCTTTTCTTTGGTCTGTCTTTTGCGGGAACCGGCAAGCCGGTTCCCGCAGGTAGTGCCTGTATCAGGAACCGATGTAGCTGGTCTTCACGACCGTGTAGAACTCTTGCGCGTAACGGCCTTGCTCACGTGAGCCATAGGATGAACCCTTACGGCCCCCGAACGGAACGTGGTAGTCCACGCCGGCGGTCGGCAGGTTGACCATCACCATCCCGGCCTGGGAGTGGCGCTT from Pseudomonas ekonensis encodes the following:
- the mreD gene encoding rod shape-determining protein MreD codes for the protein MVGATASRNGWMVWLTFFIGMLLSVSPLPQFMEILRPLWLALLLAFWALALPQRVGMVTAFCLGLAEDVLYGTLLGQNALILTLITFLVLSLQQRLRMFPMWQQSLVILVIFGLAQLVQLWLSALTGNRQPTLALVLPALVSALLWPWVSFALRGLRRRYKIN
- the mreC gene encoding rod shape-determining protein MreC, which codes for MKPLFAKGPSLGVRLLVLAVLSVALMVVDARFSLLKPARSQMSLVLMDAYWITDLPGRLWDGVASQFGSRTELIADNEKLKTENLLLQGRLQKLAALTEQNVRLRELLNSSALVNEKVEVAELIGMDPNPFTHRIIINKGERDGVVLGQPVLDARGLMGQVVELMPYTSRVLLLTDSTHSIPVQVNRNGLRAIASGTGNPERLELRHVADTADIKEGDLLVSSGLGQRFPAGYPVATVKEVIHDSGQPFAIVRAVPTAALNRSRYMLLVFSDNRTAEERANDAAQAQENLDALGGGPVIPATVPKPVTVPAATPAAASPAAAAPTAATPAKPAAGKPPASAPAATKPPAATAAKPPAAQPAARPAAKPPAAAPATTGRQE
- the mreB gene encoding rod shape-determining protein MreB — encoded protein: MFKKLRGMFSSDLSIDLGTANTLIYVRERGIVLNEPSVVAIRTHGNQKSVVAVGTEAKRMLGRTPGNIAAIRPMKDGVIADFSVCEKMLQYFINKVHENSFLQPSPRVLICVPCKSTQVERRAIRESALGAGAREVFLIEEPMAAAIGAGLPVEEARGSMVVDIGGGTTEIALISLNGVVYAESVRVGGDRFDEAIITYVRRNYGSLIGESTAERIKQEIGTAYPGGEVREVDVRGRNLAEGVPRAFTLNSNEVLEALQESLATIVQAVKSALEQSPPELASDIAERGLVLTGGGALLRDLDKLLAQETGLPVIVAEDPLTCVARGGGRALEMMDKHTMDLLSSE
- the gatC gene encoding Asp-tRNA(Asn)/Glu-tRNA(Gln) amidotransferase subunit GatC, which produces MALERSDVEKIAHLACLGLNEADLPHITSALNSILGLVDEMQAVDTDGIEPLAHPLEASQRLRADVVTESNHREAYQSIAPAVENGLYLVPKVID
- the gatA gene encoding Asp-tRNA(Asn)/Glu-tRNA(Gln) amidotransferase subunit GatA, translating into MHHMTLAEIARGLADKKFSSEELTKALLARIAQLDPQINSFISLTQELALAQAKAADARRANGESGALLGAPIAHKDLFCTQGIRTSCGSKMLDNFKAPYDATVVAKLAAAGTVTLGKTNMDEFAMGSANESSWYGAVKNPWNLEHVPGGSSGGSAAAVAARLLPAATATDTGGSIRQPAAFTNLTGLKPTYGRVSRWGMIAYASSLDQGGPLARTAEDCAILLQGMAGFDPNDSTSIDEPVPDYTAGLNGSLQGLRIGVPKEYFGAGLDPRIAELVQNSIQQLQKLGAVIKEISLPNMQHAIPAYYVIAPAEASSNLSRFDGVRFGHRCEAPKNLEDLYKRSRGEGFGAEVQRRIMVGAYALSAGYYDAYYLKAQKIRRLVKNDFMAAFNDVDVILGPTTPNPAWKLGAKNSDPVAAYLEDVYTITANLAGLPGLSMPAGFVDGLPVGVQLLAPYFQEGRLLNVAHQYQLNTDWHTRTPTGF
- the gatB gene encoding Asp-tRNA(Asn)/Glu-tRNA(Gln) amidotransferase subunit GatB translates to MQWEVVIGLEIHTQLTTRSKIFSGSSTTFGSEPNTQASLIDLGMPGVLPVLNQEAVRMAVMFGQAIDAEIGQHNVFARKNYFYPDLPKGYQISQMELPIVGKGHLDIALEDGTVKRVGITRAHLEEDAGKSLHEEFGGATGIDLNRAGTPLLEIVSEPDMRSAKEAVAYVKAIHALVRYLGICDGNMAEGSLRCDCNVSIRPKGQAEFGTRCEIKNVNSFRFIEKAINSEIQRQIDLIEDGGKVIQQTRLYDPNKDETRPMRSKEEANDYRYFPDPDLLPVVIEQAYLDEVRATLPELPPQKRERFQSQFGLSAYDANVLATSREQADYFEQVAGISGDAKLAANWVMVELGSLLNKQGLDIEQSPVSAELLGGMLQRIKDNTISGKIAKVVFEAMANGEGSADEIIDKRGLKQVTDTGAISAVLDEMLAANAEQVEQYRAADEAKRGKMFGFFVGQAMKASKGKANPQQVNELLKSKLEG
- a CDS encoding septal ring lytic transglycosylase RlpA family protein: MKRLLLSCALLSLLAGCASSGTIDPHGYDQTGVASYYGAKHHGKRTASGEPFNQNALTAAHRQLPFGTRVKVTNLKNDRSCVVRINDRGPHTRGRLIDLSREAAQRLGMIGSGTARVRVQALED
- a CDS encoding calcium/sodium antiporter, coding for MIELLSGLILLIAGAELMVRAAVRLATRLHVRPLIIGLTLVALGSSAPQMAVSLQAALTHNPDIAVGSVVGASIFNILVTLGLSALIIPLRVSRQLVRLDIPLMIGASLLVFALAWNKELGHIDGLVLLGALALYLGLLRRQSRHSARPHAEHPQDPQASWAVSVLMIVGGLAMLVFAGRLLLGAAVAVATDLGFSERIIGLTVVAVGTSLPELATSLIAALRGQRDIAVGNVIGANLFNLLGVLGFTALVSPTPLSVSPNALDFDLPVMLGVAVLCLPVFYSGYRVTRAEGLLLLGLYLAYGLHLLSFTTGMPLAGKLERLMLFYVLPTLLAFLFFTSVRAWRRQHHKRDVP
- a CDS encoding carboxymuconolactone decarboxylase family protein; its protein translation is MTDSKKTGVEIRRQVMGDAFVDRALGSATEFTRPLQDFVNEHAWGGVWNREGLPLKTRSLITLAALTALKCPQELKGHVRGALNNGCTVEEIREALLHCAVYAGVPAAIDAFRAAQEVIDTYQKPE